CAGCGGAAAGCAGAAGCCCTTAAGCGCCTGCGCGTAGTAGAGGCTTTCCGTGACGCTTCCACAAGAATTGAGAACAAGCCGGAGTGGATGATTATCCGCATGGTGCCTGTGATTCCGCCGGAATTGCGTCCGTTGGTTCCATTGGATGGTGGCCGTTTCGCTACCTCTGACTTGAACGACCTGTACCGCCGTGTAATCATCCGTAATAACCGTCTGAAGCGCCTGATCGAGATCAAAGCGCCAGAGGTAATTCTCCGGAACGAGAAGCGTATGTTGCAGGAAGCCGTTGACTCCCTGTTTGACAACTCACGTAAAGTGAATGCGGTTCGTGCCGAAGGTAACCGTGCCTTGAAATCACTTTCAGACATGCTGAAAGGTAAGCAAGGACGTTTCCGTCAGAACTTACTTGGAAAGCGGGTTGACTACTCTGGCCGTTCGGTAATTGTAGTAGGTCCTGAATTGAAACTGCATGAGTGCGGTCTGCCAAAGAACATGGCCGCTGAGCTTTTCAAGCCGTTCATCATCCGTAAGCTTATTGAGCGCGGTATTGTGAAAACGGTTAAGTCTGCCAAGAAAATTGTAGACAGAAAAGACCCTGTAGTTTGGGATATCCTGGAGAATGTGCTGAAAGGGCACCCTGTCCTGTTGAACCGTGCTCCTACGCTCCACAGATTGGGTATCCAAGCCTTCCAGCCAAAGCTGATTGAAGGAAAAGCGATCCAGCTTCACCCATTAGTAACCACCGCATTCAACGCCGACTTTGACGGTGACCAGATGGCAGTGCACGTTCCCCTGGGACCTGCTGCAATCCTGGAAGCCTCAACCTTGATGTTGGCCTCACACAATATCCTGAACCCTGCTAACGGTGCCCCTATTGCGGTACCTTCTCAGGACATGGTATTGGGTCTATATTACGTGACCAAAGGCAAGCGTACCACTGAGAATGAAGTCATTCAAGGGGAAGGCATGTCTTTCTATAGCGCCGAAGAAGTTATCATCGCTATCAATGAAGGTCGTCTGTCTAAGCACGCCTTCATTAAAGTAAGAGCGAAGATAGTAGATGACAGCGGTGAGCTGGTAACCAAATCTATTGAGACAGTAGCCGGACGGGTACTCTTCAATCAGTTTGTGCCAGAAGAAGTGGGTTACGTAGACGAACTATTGTCTAAAAAGAAATTGCAGCAGATCATCTCCCGCGTGTTCAAAGTAACAGGTATGGCGAGAACTGCTCAGTTCCTGGATGATATCAAAACCCTGGGATTCCAGTCTGCCTACAAAGGCGGCCTGTCCATGGGCTTAGGTGACATCGTGATCCCTAAAGAAAAAGATATCCTGGTTGCTCAGGCCAAAAAAGATGTAGATGCTGTTTGGGCTAACTACTCTATGGGTCTTATCACTGATAACGAGCGTTACAACCAGGTAATTGATATCTGGACCCGTATCAACAACCAGATCACTGAAACGTTGATGTCCCGTCTTGAGAAAGACGACCAGGGCTTCAACTCCATCTTTATGATGATGCACTCAGGAGCCCGTGGTTCCAGAGAGCAGATCCGTCAGTTGGGTGGTATGCGGGGTCTGATGGCTAAGCCACAAAAATCATTGCAAGGTTCAGTAGGGGAGATCATTGAAAACCCAATTCTATCTAACTTCAAAGAAGGTCTGGATGTAATTGAGTACTTCATCTCAACCCACGGTGCCCGTAAAGGTCTAGCCGATACGGCCTTGAAAACAGCGGATGCTGGTTACCTGACCCGTCGTCTGGTAGACGTATCACAAGACGTGATCGTGAACGAAGAAGACTGCGGTACATTACGTGGCCTGGAAGTAAGCGCCCTGAAAGACAACGAGGATATTGTTGAATCACTGTCTGAGCGTATTCTGGGTCGAGTGAACGTGCATGATATCGTGGATCCGTTAACCAATGCCATCATCCTGGAATCTGGTCATGAGATTACGGAAGAAGTGGCACGCATCATTGAGAACACCGCCATTGAAAGCGTGGAGATCCGTTCTGTATTGACTTGTGAGACCAAGCGTGGTATTTGTGCCAAGTGCTACGGGCGTAACTTGTCTACCGGACGCATGGTGCAAAAAGGAGAGGCCGTTGGTGTAATTGCTGCCCAATCCATTGGTGAGCCAGGTACACAGCTTACCCTCCGTACCTTCCACGTAGGTGGTACTGCCTCTAACATTGCGGTAGATGCAGCCATCAGAGCCAAATTCAACGGGGTAGTAGAGTTCGAAGATGTTCGGACCCTGGATACTGCCAACGCGGAAGGAGAACTCGTGAAGGTAGTGATGGGACGTTCTGGTGAGGTGAAAATCATTGACCCAACTACCGGAAAGCTGTTAATCAGTAACCACGTTCCTTACGGTTCATTCCTGATTGTAAATGAAGGACAGACCGTAACCAAAGGAGACGAGCTTTGTAATTGGGATCCGTATAACGCAGTTATCTTGTCTGAGTTTGACGGTACCATTGCCTACGAGTCCATCGTGGACGGTATCACGTTCCGTGAGGAATCTGATGAGCAGACAGGTCACCGTGAGAAAGTGATCATTGAAACCAAGGATAAGACGAAAAACCCTGCCATTGTTATCAACCCAGCAAACGGCGAGCCTAAAACCTACAACATTCCAGTAGGAGCTCACTTAGCCGTGGAAGACGGACAGAAAATCAAAGCGGGTCAGATTATCTCTAAAATCCCTCGTGCCATTGGTAAGACCCGTGATATCACGGGTGGTCTACCACGCGTTACGGAGCTCTTTGAGGCACGTAACCCGTCAAACCCAGCGGTAGTGAGTGAGATTGACGGTGTAGTGACCTACGGTGGCGTGAAACGCGGTAACCGTGAGATCTACATTGAGTCTAAGGACGGTGTGAAGAAGAAGTACATGGTGCCACTCTCCAAGCACATCCTGGTTCAGGACAATGACTTCGTGCGCGCCGGTGTTCCGTTATCAGACGGGGCCATCACGCCAAACGATATCCTGAACATCCAGGGCCCGGGTGCAGTGCAGGAATACTTAGTGAACGAGATTCAGGAAGTATACCGTCTGCAAGGGGTGAAGATCAATGACAAGCACATTGAAGTAGTGGTTCGTCAGATGATGCAGAAAGTGAACGTGCTTGACCCAGGTGACACCAGCTTCCTAGAGAACCAGACAGTGGATAAGGTAACGTTCATGGAAGAGAATGATATGATCATTGACATGAAAGTAGTGGAAGATGCAGGAGACTCTTCGGCCATGAAACCAGGTATGATTGTAACGGCCCGCCGCTTGCGCGATGAGAACTCTAGCCTGAAGCGTCGTGACCTGCGTCTGGTAACCGTGCGTGATGCACAACCAGCCGTGTCAAGACCAACCTTGCAGGGTATCACACAAGCTTCATTGGGTACACAAAGCTTTATCTCGGCGGCTTCCTTCCAGGAGACTACCAAGGTGTTGAGCGAGGCAGCTATCAAAGGAAAAGCAGACGAATTACTGGGCTTGAAAGAGAACGTAATTGTAGGTCACTTGATCCCGGCAGGTACCGGCTTGCGCGAGTACACCAAAATCATTGTAGGCTCTAAGGATGAGTATGAAGCTCTGACCGCCAGCAGACAAGCAGGTTTGAAAGCAAAGCAAGGCGAACTGCAAGAGAAATAGTAAAATGGCTGCCGAAGAACAACAGGGACAGATCAATATTGAATTGACCGAGGAAATTGCAGAGGGCGAGTACGCAAACCTGGCCATGATTGCACATTCCCACAGTGAGTTTGTGCTTGATTTTATCCGGCTTATGCCGGGCATCCCTAAGGCAAAAGTGAAAGCAAGAGTGGTGATTACTCCAGAGCATGCCAAGCGTTTCTTGGTTGCTTTGGAGGAAAACATCCTAAAGTATGAGCAAAGTTTTGGGGCCATAAAGCAGACGCCGGAAGCCCCCAGCTTTCCTCTAAATTTTGGGGGAACCATTGGCGAAGCCTAAGCCATTAATAATTAATGAATTAAAACTTTGAATTTGCAAAGTAGATTTTATACCTTTGCAAACCCATTTTTGAAGAGAAGAATCTATTTAAAAGTTTAGTAAATGCCTACTATACAACAATTAGTAAGAAAGGGAAGAGAAGCGCTAACATCAAAGTCGAAATCCCCAGCCCTTGACTCATGCCCACAGAGACGTGGCGTGTGCACACGCGTTTACACAACCACACCTAAGAAACCTAACTCCGCTATGCGGAAGGTGGCTCGTGTGCGTTTGACAAACGGCAAAGAAGTCAATGCCTATATCCCGGGTGAAGGCCACAACCTACAGGAACACTCCATTGTGTTAATCAGAGGTGGTCGTGTGAAAGACTTACCAGGTGTAAGATATCACATTATCCGTGGAGCTTTGGATACAGCTGGTGTAAATGGCCGTCTGCAGTCCCGTTCTAAATACGGAGCAAAACGTCCTAAACCAGGTCAACCAGCAGCAGCTGCAGGAAAAGGCGGTAAGAAAAAATAATTGAGTTAAGACAATGAGAAAAGCGAAACCAAAGAAGAGAATTCTTCTTCCTGATCCAAAATACAAAGAAACTCTAGTTACCCGTTTTGTAAACTACCTGATGGTAGACGGTAAAAAGAGCGTTGCATACCGGATTTTCTATGATGCCTGTGATTTAGTTGAGAAAAGAACTAAAGAAAGCGGATTAGAGACCTGGAAAAAAGCATTGAACAACATCATGCCAGGTGTAGAGGTGAAAAGCCGCCGTGTAGGTGGTGCCACTTTCCAGGTGCCTACTGAGGTTCGCCCTGACAGAAAGATCTCTCTTGGTATTAAATGGATGATCTCTTACGCTCGCAAGAGAGGTGAGAAAACCATGATGGATAAATTGGCAGGTGAGATTATCGCCGCAGCCAAAGGAGAAGGTGCTGCTGTGAAGAAGAAAGATGATACGCACAGAATGGCGGAAGCCAACAAAGCATTCTCACATTTCAGATTCTAAGAATGGCTAGGGATTTAAGATTTACAAGAAATATAGGGATTGCCGCGCACATTGATGCCGGTAAAACCACTACTACAGAGCGTATCCTTTACTATGCTGGTGTAAGCCACAAAATAGGAGAGGTACACGATGGAGCAGCCACAATGGACTGGATGGAGCAGGAGCAGGAAAGAGGTATCACAATTACTTCAGCTGCAACTACTGTAAACTGGGACTACAGAGGCGACAAATACCATATCAACATTATTGATACTCCAGGTCACGTTGACTTTACCGTAGAGGTAAACCGTTCCCTGCGTGTATTAGATGGTCTGGTTTTCTTATTCAGTGCGGTAGATGGGGTTGAGCCTCAGTCTGAGACCAACTGGAGATTAGCTGACAACTACAAAGTTGCCCGTATTGGTTTCGTTAACAAAATGGACCGTTCAGGCGCAGACTTCTTAGGCGTATGCAAGCAGGTAAAAGAAATGTTGGGCAGTAATGCCGTAGCATTACAGTTACCTATTGGCGCTGAAGATAACTTTGAAGGAGTTGTTGACTTAGTAAACTTCAGAGGTATCAAATGGAATGAGCACGATAAAGGCATGACCTTTACCGAGGTTCCAATTCCTGATGATATGCTGGAGGAAGCAGAAGAATACAGAGAGAAACTTCTGGAAGCTGTTGCTGACTATGATGACGCTTTAATGGAGAAATACTTTGAAGACCCATCCTCTATCACTGAGGCTGAGATCTTGGAAGCACTTCGTAAGGCTACTATTGACATGGCTATTGTACCTATGCTTTGCGGTTCTTCCTTCAAGAACAAAGGCGTACAAACCATGCTGGACTATGTAATGGCGCTTTGCCCATCTCCAATGGACAAAGAAAGCATTTCAGGTACCAACCCAGACACAGGAGAAGAAGTAACCCGTAAGCCAAGTGAAAGCGAGCCTTTCGCTGGTCTGGCTTTCAAAATTGCTACTGACCCTTACGTAGGTCGCCTTTGTTTCGTACGTGCCTATTCAGGTGTGTTGGAGTCAGGTTCTTACGTGTACAACACCCGTTCAAATAACAAAGAGCGTATCTCCCGTATCTTCCAGATGCACGCCAACAAGCAGAACCAAATTGAAAGATTGGCTGCCGGTGACATTGGAGCGGTAGTAGGCTTTAAGGATATCAAAACTGGAGATACCCTTTGCGACCAAAACGCGAAAATCGTTCTG
This Rufibacter radiotolerans DNA region includes the following protein-coding sequences:
- a CDS encoding DUF3467 domain-containing protein; this encodes MAAEEQQGQINIELTEEIAEGEYANLAMIAHSHSEFVLDFIRLMPGIPKAKVKARVVITPEHAKRFLVALEENILKYEQSFGAIKQTPEAPSFPLNFGGTIGEA
- the rpsG gene encoding 30S ribosomal protein S7 codes for the protein MRKAKPKKRILLPDPKYKETLVTRFVNYLMVDGKKSVAYRIFYDACDLVEKRTKESGLETWKKALNNIMPGVEVKSRRVGGATFQVPTEVRPDRKISLGIKWMISYARKRGEKTMMDKLAGEIIAAAKGEGAAVKKKDDTHRMAEANKAFSHFRF
- the rpoC gene encoding DNA-directed RNA polymerase subunit beta', yielding MALARNKKLIQDFSKVTISLASPESILERSNGEVTKPETINYRTYKPEMGGLFCERIFGPVKDWECHCGKYKRIRYKGIICDRCGVEVTEKKVRRERMGHIELVVPVAHIWYFKSLPNKIGYLLGLPTKKLDQIIYYERYVVIQSGILAEDGVNVLDFLTEDEYLDMIDKLPRENQMLDNHDPNKFIAKMGAEALQMLLERINLDDLSYDLRYSAAHETSQQRKAEALKRLRVVEAFRDASTRIENKPEWMIIRMVPVIPPELRPLVPLDGGRFATSDLNDLYRRVIIRNNRLKRLIEIKAPEVILRNEKRMLQEAVDSLFDNSRKVNAVRAEGNRALKSLSDMLKGKQGRFRQNLLGKRVDYSGRSVIVVGPELKLHECGLPKNMAAELFKPFIIRKLIERGIVKTVKSAKKIVDRKDPVVWDILENVLKGHPVLLNRAPTLHRLGIQAFQPKLIEGKAIQLHPLVTTAFNADFDGDQMAVHVPLGPAAILEASTLMLASHNILNPANGAPIAVPSQDMVLGLYYVTKGKRTTENEVIQGEGMSFYSAEEVIIAINEGRLSKHAFIKVRAKIVDDSGELVTKSIETVAGRVLFNQFVPEEVGYVDELLSKKKLQQIISRVFKVTGMARTAQFLDDIKTLGFQSAYKGGLSMGLGDIVIPKEKDILVAQAKKDVDAVWANYSMGLITDNERYNQVIDIWTRINNQITETLMSRLEKDDQGFNSIFMMMHSGARGSREQIRQLGGMRGLMAKPQKSLQGSVGEIIENPILSNFKEGLDVIEYFISTHGARKGLADTALKTADAGYLTRRLVDVSQDVIVNEEDCGTLRGLEVSALKDNEDIVESLSERILGRVNVHDIVDPLTNAIILESGHEITEEVARIIENTAIESVEIRSVLTCETKRGICAKCYGRNLSTGRMVQKGEAVGVIAAQSIGEPGTQLTLRTFHVGGTASNIAVDAAIRAKFNGVVEFEDVRTLDTANAEGELVKVVMGRSGEVKIIDPTTGKLLISNHVPYGSFLIVNEGQTVTKGDELCNWDPYNAVILSEFDGTIAYESIVDGITFREESDEQTGHREKVIIETKDKTKNPAIVINPANGEPKTYNIPVGAHLAVEDGQKIKAGQIISKIPRAIGKTRDITGGLPRVTELFEARNPSNPAVVSEIDGVVTYGGVKRGNREIYIESKDGVKKKYMVPLSKHILVQDNDFVRAGVPLSDGAITPNDILNIQGPGAVQEYLVNEIQEVYRLQGVKINDKHIEVVVRQMMQKVNVLDPGDTSFLENQTVDKVTFMEENDMIIDMKVVEDAGDSSAMKPGMIVTARRLRDENSSLKRRDLRLVTVRDAQPAVSRPTLQGITQASLGTQSFISAASFQETTKVLSEAAIKGKADELLGLKENVIVGHLIPAGTGLREYTKIIVGSKDEYEALTASRQAGLKAKQGELQEK
- the rpsL gene encoding 30S ribosomal protein S12, which encodes MPTIQQLVRKGREALTSKSKSPALDSCPQRRGVCTRVYTTTPKKPNSAMRKVARVRLTNGKEVNAYIPGEGHNLQEHSIVLIRGGRVKDLPGVRYHIIRGALDTAGVNGRLQSRSKYGAKRPKPGQPAAAAGKGGKKK
- the fusA gene encoding elongation factor G, producing MARDLRFTRNIGIAAHIDAGKTTTTERILYYAGVSHKIGEVHDGAATMDWMEQEQERGITITSAATTVNWDYRGDKYHINIIDTPGHVDFTVEVNRSLRVLDGLVFLFSAVDGVEPQSETNWRLADNYKVARIGFVNKMDRSGADFLGVCKQVKEMLGSNAVALQLPIGAEDNFEGVVDLVNFRGIKWNEHDKGMTFTEVPIPDDMLEEAEEYREKLLEAVADYDDALMEKYFEDPSSITEAEILEALRKATIDMAIVPMLCGSSFKNKGVQTMLDYVMALCPSPMDKESISGTNPDTGEEVTRKPSESEPFAGLAFKIATDPYVGRLCFVRAYSGVLESGSYVYNTRSNNKERISRIFQMHANKQNQIERLAAGDIGAVVGFKDIKTGDTLCDQNAKIVLESMDFPEPVIGYAIEPKTQADSDKMGMAIAKLVEEDPTLHVNTDEETGQTILRGMGELHLEIIIDRMKREFKVELNQGAPQVAYKETITKTIEHREVYKKQSGGRGKFADIVFTMGPREDGKQGLEFENAIVGGVIPREFIPPVQKGFEEAMKNGILAGFPVDSMKVRLFHGSFHDVDSDALSFELAARAGFKEAGKQCAPRLLEPIMAVDVVTPDEYTGPVTGDLNRRRGIMKGMDTKGTSTVVKAEVPLSELFGYVTDLRTITSGRATASLTFDHYEQVPTNLAEGIIAKIKGTSK